A single region of the Xiphophorus maculatus strain JP 163 A chromosome 3, X_maculatus-5.0-male, whole genome shotgun sequence genome encodes:
- the psma2 gene encoding proteasome subunit alpha type-2 has protein sequence MAERGYSFSLTTFSPSGKLVQIEYALAAVAAGAPSVGIKATNGVVLATEKKQKSILYDEQSVHKVEPITKHIGMVYSGMGPDYRVLVRRARKLAQQYYLVYQEPIPTGQLVQRVASVMQEYTQSGGVRPFGVSLLIAGWDEDHPYLFQSDPSGAYFAWKATAMGKNYVNGKTFLEKRYNNDLELEDAIHTAILTLKESFEGQMTEENIEVGICNEAGFKRLTPAEVKDYLAAIA, from the exons ATGGCGGAGCGTGGCTATAGTTTCTCTCTCACCACATTTAG CCCCTCGGGTAAACTGGTCCAGATTGAATATGCGCTGGCAGCTGTAGCAGCAGGAGCTCCTTCAGTTGGCATCAAAG CTACTAATGGAGTGGTCCTCGCTACGGAGAAGAAGCAGAAATCCATTCTGTATGACGAACAGAGCGTCCACAAAGTGGAACCCATTACCAAACACATAGGCATGGTCTACAGTGGCATGGGACCTGACTACAG GGTTTTAGTGCGACGAGCCCGGAAGCTGGCACAGCAGTACTATCTGGTGTACCAGGAGCCAATTCCTACAGGCCAGCTTGTCCAGAGGGTGGCCTCTGTAATGCAGGAGTACACACAGTCTGG CGGAGTGCGCCCATTCGGTGTGTCACTGCTGATAGCTGGTTGGGATGAGGATCACCCCTACTTGTTCCAGTCTGATCCCTCT GGAGCATATTTTGCATGGAAGGCCACAGCCATGGGAAAGAACTACGTCAATGGAAAAACATTCCTTGAAAAAAG gTATAATAATGACCTGGAGTTAGAAGATGCTATTCACACAGCCATCCTTACATTGAAG GAGAGTTTTGAGGGTCAGATGACAGAGGAGAACATTGAGGTGGGAATCTGCAATGAGGCCGGGTTCAAAAGACTGACCCCAGCAGAGGTGAAAGACTACCTGGCAGCCATCGCGTGA